Proteins from a genomic interval of Streptomyces sp. SID8374:
- a CDS encoding DUF6879 family protein, with product MPSSVPSFGELLGKCQRSAVHLEMRDSYAPTERFEAWQRGERINWADRESWWHPYDQLISDTVARGVTIRRARIVSEPVSEYIRWEHYVTHANVTAGEQVRWLPRRLATGISLPGNDFWLFDGTLLRVHHFSGDGAVVEDEITDEPAVADLCRSAFESVWQLATPHEQFEI from the coding sequence ATGCCGTCGAGCGTGCCCAGCTTCGGTGAGCTGCTGGGGAAGTGCCAGCGGTCCGCCGTCCACCTGGAGATGCGCGACTCCTACGCGCCTACGGAGCGATTCGAGGCGTGGCAGCGGGGAGAGCGCATCAACTGGGCGGACCGGGAGTCCTGGTGGCATCCCTACGACCAACTGATCTCCGACACCGTGGCCCGTGGCGTCACCATCCGGCGTGCCCGGATCGTCTCGGAGCCGGTGAGCGAGTACATCCGCTGGGAGCACTACGTCACCCACGCCAACGTGACAGCGGGCGAACAGGTCCGATGGCTACCCAGAAGGTTGGCGACCGGCATTTCGTTGCCGGGCAACGACTTCTGGCTGTTCGACGGCACCCTGTTGCGGGTTCACCACTTCTCGGGTGACGGTGCCGTGGTGGAGGACGAGATCACGGACGAGCCGGCGGTTGCCGACCTGTGCCGCTCCGCATTCGAGAGCGTCTGGCAACTCGCCACCCCACACGAACAGTTCGAGATCTGA
- a CDS encoding DNA topoisomerase IV subunit B, with amino-acid sequence MTAETSVPSTAMLTAAGGDRDSSNYTARHLLVLEGLEAVRKRPGMYIGSTDSRGLMHCLWEIIDNSVDEALGGHCDHIEVILHDDASVEVRDNGRGIPVDVEPKTGLSGIEVVMTKLHAGGKFGGGSYAASGGLHGVGASVVNALSARLDVEVDRNSATHSISFRRGVPGMFTEQGPDSPFDPANGLRKGKRVPKTRTGTRVRYWADRQIFLKDAKLNLETLYQRARQTAFLVPGLTIVVRDERGLDGEGKTEETFRFDGGISEFCEYLAQDKAVCDVQRLTGTGTFKETVPVLDDRGHMTATEVTRELGVDIALRWGTGYDTTVRSFVNIIATPKGGTHVSGFERSLTKTVNEALRSAKMLRVAEDDVVKDDALEGLTAVVTVRLAEPQFEGQTKEVLGTSAANRIVAAVVAKELKAFLTSTKRDAKAQARAVLEKAVAAARTRIAARQHKDAQRRKTALESSSLPAKLADCRSDDVERSELFIVEGDSALGTAKLARNSEFQALLPIRGKILNVQKSSVSDMLKNAECGAIIQVIGAGSGRTFDIDAARYGKVIMMTDADVDGSHIRTLLLTLFQRYMRPMVEAGRVFAAVPPLHRIELVQPKKGQDKYVYTYSDNELRQTLLEFQRKNVRIKESIQRYKGLGEMDADQLAETTMDPRHRTLRRINIGDLESSEQVFDLLMGNEVAPRKEFITSSAATLDRSRIDA; translated from the coding sequence GTGACCGCCGAAACGTCCGTGCCGTCCACCGCGATGCTGACCGCAGCAGGCGGCGACCGGGACAGCTCCAACTACACCGCGCGGCACCTTCTCGTCCTCGAAGGACTTGAGGCGGTCCGCAAGCGCCCCGGGATGTACATCGGGTCCACCGACAGCCGCGGGCTCATGCACTGCCTCTGGGAGATCATCGACAACTCCGTCGACGAGGCCCTGGGCGGTCACTGCGACCACATCGAGGTCATCCTCCACGACGACGCCTCCGTCGAGGTCCGGGACAACGGCCGCGGCATCCCCGTGGACGTGGAGCCCAAGACCGGGCTCTCCGGCATCGAGGTCGTCATGACCAAGCTGCACGCCGGCGGCAAGTTCGGCGGCGGCTCCTACGCGGCCTCCGGCGGCCTCCACGGCGTCGGCGCCTCCGTGGTCAACGCCCTCTCCGCCCGCCTGGACGTCGAGGTCGACCGCAACAGCGCGACCCACTCCATCAGCTTCCGCCGCGGCGTTCCGGGCATGTTCACCGAGCAGGGCCCCGACAGCCCCTTCGACCCGGCCAACGGCCTCCGCAAGGGCAAGCGGGTCCCCAAGACCCGTACCGGTACCCGGGTCAGGTACTGGGCGGACCGGCAGATCTTCCTCAAGGACGCCAAGCTCAATCTGGAGACCCTCTACCAGCGGGCCCGCCAGACGGCCTTCCTCGTCCCCGGCCTCACCATCGTCGTCCGCGACGAGCGCGGCCTCGACGGGGAGGGCAAGACCGAGGAGACGTTCCGCTTCGACGGCGGCATCAGCGAGTTCTGCGAGTACCTGGCGCAGGACAAGGCCGTCTGCGACGTCCAGCGGCTGACCGGCACCGGCACCTTCAAGGAGACCGTCCCGGTCCTCGACGACCGCGGCCACATGACCGCGACCGAGGTCACCCGGGAGCTCGGCGTCGACATCGCGCTGCGCTGGGGCACCGGCTACGACACCACCGTCCGCTCCTTCGTCAACATCATCGCCACCCCCAAGGGCGGCACCCACGTCAGCGGTTTCGAGCGCTCCCTCACCAAGACGGTGAACGAGGCGCTCCGCTCCGCGAAGATGCTGCGGGTCGCCGAGGACGACGTGGTCAAGGACGACGCCCTCGAAGGGCTCACCGCCGTCGTCACCGTACGGCTGGCGGAGCCGCAGTTCGAGGGGCAGACCAAGGAGGTGCTCGGCACCTCGGCGGCCAACCGGATCGTCGCGGCCGTGGTCGCCAAGGAGCTGAAGGCGTTCCTGACCTCCACCAAGCGGGACGCCAAGGCGCAGGCCCGGGCCGTCCTGGAGAAGGCCGTCGCCGCCGCCCGTACGCGGATCGCCGCCCGCCAGCACAAGGACGCCCAGCGCCGCAAGACCGCGCTGGAGTCCTCCTCGCTCCCCGCCAAGCTGGCCGACTGCCGCAGCGACGACGTGGAGCGCAGCGAGCTCTTCATCGTCGAGGGCGACTCGGCGCTCGGCACCGCCAAGCTGGCCCGGAACAGCGAGTTCCAGGCGCTCCTGCCGATCCGCGGCAAGATCCTCAACGTCCAGAAGTCGTCCGTCTCGGACATGCTGAAGAACGCCGAGTGCGGCGCCATCATCCAGGTCATAGGAGCCGGGTCCGGCCGGACCTTCGACATCGACGCCGCCCGCTACGGCAAGGTCATCATGATGACCGACGCCGATGTGGACGGCTCCCACATCCGCACCCTGCTGCTGACCCTCTTCCAGCGCTACATGCGCCCGATGGTCGAGGCCGGCCGGGTCTTCGCCGCCGTGCCCCCGCTGCACCGGATCGAGTTGGTCCAGCCCAAGAAGGGCCAGGACAAGTACGTGTACACGTACTCGGACAACGAGCTGCGCCAGACGCTGCTGGAGTTCCAGCGCAAGAACGTCCGGATCAAGGAGTCCATCCAGCGCTACAAGGGCCTGGGCGAGATGGACGCCGACCAGCTGGCCGAGACCACGATGGACCCGCGCCACCGCACGCTGCGCCGGATCAACATCGGCGACCTGGAATCCTCCGAGCAGGTCTTCGACCTCCTGATGGGCAACGAGGTCGCGCCCCGCAAGGAGTTCATCACCAGCTCGGCGGCGACCCTGGACCGCTCGCGCATCGACGCGTAG
- a CDS encoding serine protease has translation MPRPVVRALTGVLALTAAAALPFAAPIPAAADSIVVGGQATPVADSPWAVALSSRDRFGGARAGQFCGGVAVAPTKILTVAHCLGEEALGGPVSRAKDLRVIAGRDRLSDRSGQEIPVRSVWVNPAYDSATNAGDLAVLTLARALPQGSVIPMARAGDEAYRAGTAAAVYGWGDTTGSGTYASVLRSARVQVLPDSECARAYPGGQEGTYDASGMLCAGHPAGGRDACQGDSGGPLVARGRLIGLVSWGSGCGRAGSPGVYTRVSAALKWAEGRI, from the coding sequence ATGCCCCGTCCCGTCGTCCGTGCCCTGACCGGGGTCCTCGCCCTCACGGCAGCAGCCGCGCTGCCGTTCGCCGCACCGATCCCGGCCGCCGCCGACAGCATCGTCGTCGGCGGGCAGGCCACCCCTGTGGCGGACAGCCCCTGGGCGGTGGCCCTGTCGAGTCGTGACCGGTTCGGCGGGGCGCGCGCCGGCCAGTTCTGCGGCGGCGTCGCCGTGGCGCCGACGAAGATCCTGACGGTCGCCCACTGTCTGGGTGAAGAGGCGCTCGGCGGACCGGTGAGCAGGGCGAAGGACCTGCGCGTCATCGCCGGAAGGGACCGGTTGAGTGACCGGAGCGGTCAGGAGATCCCGGTCCGGAGCGTCTGGGTCAATCCGGCGTACGACTCCGCCACCAACGCCGGAGACCTCGCGGTGCTGACCCTGGCCCGGGCCCTGCCCCAGGGCAGCGTCATCCCGATGGCCCGAGCGGGGGATGAGGCGTACCGGGCCGGGACGGCGGCGGCGGTCTACGGGTGGGGGGACACGACCGGAAGCGGTACGTACGCCTCCGTGCTGCGCTCCGCCCGGGTCCAGGTCCTGCCGGACAGCGAGTGCGCCCGGGCCTACCCGGGCGGCCAGGAGGGCACGTACGACGCCTCAGGGATGCTCTGTGCGGGCCACCCGGCCGGTGGGCGGGACGCGTGCCAGGGCGACAGCGGCGGGCCGCTGGTGGCCCGTGGGCGCCTCATCGGCCTGGTCTCCTGGGGGAGCGGCTGCGGGCGTGCGGGCAGCCCCGGGGTGTACACCCGGGTCTCGGCGGCCCTGAAGTGGGCCGAGGGCCGCATCTGA
- a CDS encoding helix-turn-helix transcriptional regulator — MPHHPSPNVQKAREALAARLRELRLDAGISGRELAVRCGWHESKSSRIENARTPPSDADIRAWCVACGASEQADDLAAANRQSAEAYVQWRRLQGTGLRRLQESGASLYDRTKLFRVYCSDVIPGFLQTPEYATALLSSIAAFRGTKNDVGEAVAARMDRNRVIREGNRRFLIVLEESVLRYRVADAETMAAQYGHLLAVMALPRVAVGIIPFAAERTAWPMATFTMFDKKRVHADTLDAAQTLVQPGQVKLYTRAFDRLSEHAVRGQAARGIIANAITALDR; from the coding sequence TTGCCCCACCACCCGTCCCCCAACGTCCAGAAGGCACGCGAGGCTCTAGCTGCCCGCCTTCGGGAACTCCGCCTGGACGCCGGTATTTCGGGGCGCGAACTGGCCGTCCGCTGCGGATGGCACGAGTCGAAGTCCTCGCGGATCGAGAACGCCCGAACGCCCCCGTCAGACGCCGACATTCGGGCCTGGTGCGTCGCCTGTGGAGCCTCTGAGCAAGCGGACGACCTGGCGGCGGCCAACCGGCAGTCGGCGGAGGCGTACGTCCAGTGGAGGCGGCTCCAGGGCACCGGCCTGCGACGCTTGCAGGAGAGCGGGGCGTCCCTGTACGACCGCACCAAGCTGTTCCGCGTCTACTGCTCCGACGTGATCCCCGGGTTCCTCCAGACGCCTGAGTACGCCACGGCGCTGCTCTCGTCCATCGCGGCCTTCCGGGGGACCAAGAACGACGTGGGCGAGGCCGTGGCGGCCCGCATGGACCGCAACCGGGTCATCCGGGAGGGCAACCGCCGGTTCTTGATCGTGCTGGAGGAGTCGGTTCTGCGGTACCGCGTCGCCGACGCCGAGACGATGGCCGCTCAGTACGGGCACCTCCTGGCCGTCATGGCCCTGCCCAGGGTCGCCGTGGGCATCATCCCGTTCGCCGCTGAGCGGACCGCCTGGCCGATGGCCACCTTCACCATGTTCGACAAGAAGAGGGTCCATGCTGACACGCTGGACGCCGCCCAGACCCTCGTTCAACCGGGCCAAGTGAAGCTGTATACGCGGGCGTTCGATCGACTCTCTGAGCACGCTGTGCGGGGGCAGGCGGCCCGTGGAATCATCGCCAACGCTATTACGGCTCTCGACCGCTAA